One window from the genome of Roseofilum reptotaenium CS-1145 encodes:
- a CDS encoding DNA polymerase III subunit alpha, protein MSFVGLHIHTDYSLLDGASQISQLVGKAQELDMPAIAITDHGVMYGAIELIKACRNSSVKPIIGNEMYIINGDIETKYKKIKKYHQLVLTKNTQGYKNLVKLTTESNLKGIQGKGIFSRPCINKELLEQYHEGLILTSGCLGSEIPQLILAGEMEKARDVAKWYQNLLQEDYYLEIQDHGSQEDRIVNVELMKIGQELGIKLVATNDSHFISCYDTEAHDALLCINTASLITDQKRMRYSGTEYLKTAEEMAKLFRDHLPEQVIQEAIANTLEVAEKVQPYQGVLGEPRIPDYPIPKDHTPDTYVEKQAWDGLLERLKLKSRDELKPAYKERLEYEIKMLQRMGFSTYFLVVWDYIKFARDHNIPVGPGRGSAAGSLVAYALRITNIDPVHHGLLFERFLNPERKSMPDIDTDFCIERRDDVIDYVTEKYGKERVAQIITFNRMTSKAVLKDVARVLAIPYSDADQMAKMIPVSRGKPTKLKIMVSDQTPAPEFKQKYDTDPDVRRWIDMAMRIEGTNKTFGVHAAGVVISKEPLDEIVPLQRNNDGSVITQYSMEDIESLGLLKMDFLGLKNLTTIQKALEYIEQDYGLKIDPYDIPADERRAQETYVRLKKLPKDVHKTYKVLEKGDLEGIFQLESSGMKQVVRELKPSCIEDISSILALYRPGPLDAGLIPKFIGRKHGTEKIVYDHEMLEPILNETYAVLVYQEQIMKVAQDLAGYSLGEADLLRRAMGKKKMAEMQKHRNIFIDGSAKNGIDKSIAESLFDQMVLFAEYCFNKSHSTAYAYVTYQTAYLKANYPVEYMAALLTSNSGDQDKVGKYIANCREMRIGIESPDINRSGVEFTPTQNKTILFGLSAVKNLGQGAIDCILRAREEGEFKALADLCDRVDLRTVNNRALESLIKCGAFDAFDENRAQLLADLEKIVPWAQSRAKDRESGPNLFDMLGNTPFSSQNTNGRAHEVAPKADPAPEMTLAEKLQMEKELLGFYVSEHPLNSVTQFVQNLDPQPILLSQLENAPKRKPIKVVAMITEIKEITTKSGKLMVILNLEDLSTKGEAKVWGDDYERVKGNLGTEIPVILTGKVSSWNDQTQLTVSDAQKINLEDIQQPIENEPESPIDQIESEFVSEPANVEILENYPPKIENKPSEFVPPPPAPEVPQDQWVVISLSLEEASQEVVKNRLKLWLGEYSGQTNTKTYPVLIVIQGDRFGFLQGVQLPLKWQIQDPEGLVEQLGKQQVVAEFKPL, encoded by the coding sequence ATGTCTTTCGTAGGATTACATATTCACACCGACTATAGCTTACTTGATGGCGCGTCTCAAATCAGTCAATTGGTCGGCAAAGCGCAGGAATTGGACATGCCGGCGATCGCCATTACGGATCATGGAGTCATGTATGGAGCAATTGAGTTAATTAAAGCCTGTCGAAATAGTTCGGTCAAACCTATTATTGGTAATGAAATGTATATCATTAATGGGGATATTGAGACCAAATATAAGAAAATCAAGAAATATCACCAATTAGTCTTAACAAAAAATACGCAAGGCTATAAAAACTTAGTCAAATTAACCACAGAATCCAATCTCAAAGGAATTCAGGGAAAAGGAATTTTTTCCCGTCCTTGCATTAACAAAGAACTCCTAGAACAATATCACGAAGGTCTAATTCTAACCAGTGGCTGTTTAGGCAGTGAAATTCCCCAGCTCATTCTTGCAGGAGAGATGGAAAAAGCGCGAGATGTGGCCAAATGGTATCAGAACCTATTGCAAGAAGATTATTATCTGGAAATTCAAGACCATGGTTCCCAAGAAGACCGAATTGTGAATGTGGAATTGATGAAAATTGGTCAAGAATTAGGGATTAAACTGGTTGCCACCAATGATTCCCACTTCATTTCCTGTTATGATACAGAAGCCCATGACGCGCTCCTGTGCATCAATACCGCCAGTTTAATTACCGATCAAAAGCGGATGCGCTATAGCGGGACAGAATATTTAAAAACCGCTGAGGAAATGGCGAAGCTATTCCGGGATCATCTTCCGGAGCAAGTGATTCAGGAGGCGATCGCCAATACCCTAGAAGTTGCTGAAAAAGTACAACCCTACCAAGGAGTTCTTGGAGAACCCCGCATCCCCGATTATCCCATTCCCAAGGATCACACCCCCGACACCTATGTAGAAAAACAAGCCTGGGATGGACTTCTAGAGCGCTTAAAGCTCAAAAGTCGAGACGAACTTAAACCCGCTTATAAAGAGCGGCTGGAATACGAAATCAAAATGCTCCAGCGCATGGGATTTTCCACCTATTTTCTAGTGGTTTGGGATTATATAAAATTTGCCAGAGATCATAATATTCCGGTCGGTCCCGGTCGTGGATCAGCCGCCGGTTCATTAGTCGCTTATGCCTTAAGAATTACCAACATTGATCCCGTTCACCATGGACTTTTATTCGAGCGATTTTTGAATCCAGAACGGAAATCCATGCCGGATATTGATACCGATTTTTGCATTGAACGTCGAGATGATGTGATTGATTATGTGACCGAAAAATATGGTAAAGAACGGGTCGCGCAAATCATCACGTTTAACCGCATGACCTCGAAAGCCGTGCTTAAAGATGTGGCGCGAGTTTTAGCCATTCCCTACTCAGATGCAGATCAAATGGCGAAAATGATCCCCGTTTCTCGAGGAAAACCCACGAAACTTAAAATTATGGTTTCTGATCAAACCCCGGCACCTGAATTTAAGCAAAAATATGATACCGATCCTGATGTGCGGCGCTGGATAGACATGGCGATGAGAATTGAAGGAACGAACAAAACGTTTGGCGTTCATGCTGCGGGGGTGGTGATTTCTAAAGAACCCTTAGATGAAATTGTTCCCCTCCAGAGAAATAATGATGGATCTGTGATTACCCAATATTCCATGGAGGATATTGAGTCTTTGGGATTGCTTAAAATGGACTTTTTGGGATTGAAAAACCTGACCACGATTCAAAAAGCTTTGGAATATATTGAACAGGATTATGGATTGAAAATTGACCCCTATGATATCCCTGCTGATGAACGGAGAGCGCAAGAAACTTATGTGCGCCTCAAGAAATTACCCAAAGATGTGCATAAAACCTATAAAGTTCTGGAAAAAGGAGACTTAGAAGGTATTTTTCAGTTGGAATCTTCTGGGATGAAGCAAGTAGTTCGCGAGCTGAAACCGTCCTGTATTGAAGATATTTCTTCTATTCTTGCTCTCTATCGACCGGGGCCACTGGATGCGGGTCTAATTCCGAAGTTTATTGGCCGGAAACATGGAACAGAAAAAATTGTTTATGACCATGAGATGTTAGAACCTATCTTGAATGAAACCTATGCGGTTTTAGTCTATCAAGAACAGATCATGAAAGTAGCTCAGGATTTAGCCGGATATTCTCTAGGAGAAGCGGACTTGCTGCGCCGAGCGATGGGGAAAAAGAAAATGGCAGAAATGCAGAAGCATCGCAATATTTTCATCGATGGTTCTGCGAAAAATGGGATTGATAAAAGCATTGCAGAAAGTTTGTTCGATCAGATGGTTTTGTTTGCGGAATATTGCTTTAATAAATCGCACTCTACAGCCTATGCCTATGTTACCTACCAGACCGCTTATCTGAAAGCCAATTATCCAGTAGAATATATGGCTGCTTTGTTGACTTCTAATAGTGGCGATCAGGATAAAGTCGGTAAGTATATCGCCAATTGTCGAGAAATGAGGATAGGGATTGAATCGCCCGATATTAATCGATCGGGGGTTGAATTTACGCCCACTCAAAACAAAACAATTTTATTTGGCTTGTCCGCAGTCAAAAATTTAGGACAAGGAGCGATTGATTGCATTTTAAGAGCGAGAGAAGAAGGGGAGTTTAAGGCATTAGCAGATTTGTGCGATCGCGTGGATTTACGAACGGTCAATAACCGCGCCTTAGAATCTCTGATTAAATGTGGTGCTTTTGATGCTTTTGATGAGAATCGCGCCCAACTTTTAGCGGATTTAGAAAAGATTGTTCCCTGGGCCCAGAGTCGGGCGAAAGACCGGGAAAGTGGCCCCAATTTATTTGACATGTTAGGCAATACTCCTTTTAGCAGTCAAAATACCAATGGTCGCGCCCACGAAGTCGCCCCAAAAGCCGATCCTGCACCGGAAATGACTTTAGCCGAAAAGCTACAAATGGAAAAAGAATTGCTCGGCTTTTATGTGTCTGAACATCCTCTTAATTCTGTGACTCAATTTGTGCAAAATTTAGATCCACAACCGATTCTGCTCTCCCAGTTAGAAAATGCTCCGAAGCGCAAGCCAATTAAAGTAGTGGCGATGATTACAGAGATTAAGGAAATTACCACTAAATCCGGTAAATTAATGGTGATTCTCAACCTAGAAGACTTAAGTACGAAAGGAGAAGCCAAGGTCTGGGGAGATGATTACGAACGAGTGAAAGGGAATTTAGGGACTGAAATTCCAGTGATTTTAACCGGAAAAGTGAGTTCCTGGAACGATCAAACCCAGCTTACGGTTAGTGATGCCCAAAAGATAAATTTAGAGGACATTCAACAGCCGATAGAAAATGAACCGGAATCACCTATAGATCAGATAGAGTCCGAGTTTGTATCCGAGCCTGCAAATGTAGAGATACTCGAAAATTATCCGCCCAAAATTGAGAATAAACCGTCTGAGTTTGTCCCCCCACCCCCTGCGCCAGAGGTTCCCCAAGATCAGTGGGTTGTGATTAGCCTTTCCTTAGAAGAAGCTTCTCAAGAAGTCGTGAAAAATCGGCTGAAGCTATGGTTGGGAGAATATTCTGGACAAACGAATACCAAAACTTATCCGGTTCTGATTGTGATTCAAGGGGATCGCTTTGGATTTTTGCAAGGGGTGCAACTGCCCCTAAAATGGCAAATTCAAGACCCAGAAGGCTTAGTGGAACAACTCGGCAAACAACAAGTTGTTGCTGAGTTTAAACCTTTATAA
- a CDS encoding DoxX family protein: MEKMENFSLLAGRAFLVAIFLRSGILKILGFSGTASVIASQGIPVPEFFLVFAILFELIGAISILVGYKSRWGALLLMIFLIPTTLIFHLDFSDQSQVIAFMKNLSILGGLLIIFSQGSGPLSLDSRESK; encoded by the coding sequence ATGGAAAAAATGGAAAATTTCTCATTACTTGCAGGGCGAGCATTTCTGGTTGCTATTTTTCTCAGATCTGGGATTCTGAAAATTCTTGGCTTTAGTGGCACTGCATCAGTGATAGCGTCCCAAGGAATTCCTGTCCCAGAATTCTTCTTGGTTTTTGCTATTCTATTTGAGTTGATTGGCGCAATATCGATCCTTGTGGGTTATAAGTCTCGGTGGGGAGCGCTACTTTTAATGATTTTCCTAATCCCCACAACCTTAATATTTCATCTTGACTTTTCGGATCAAAGCCAGGTTATCGCATTTATGAAAAATTTATCGATTTTGGGAGGACTCCTTATTATTTTCTCACAAGGTTCGGGTCCTTTGAGTTTGGATTCCAGAGAAAGCAAATGA
- the dnaK gene encoding molecular chaperone DnaK codes for MAKVVGIDLGTTNSCVAVMEGGKPTVIANAEGGRTTPSVVAYAKNGDRLVGQIAKRQAVMNAQNTFYSVKRFIGRRYDEVGTESTEVSYEVVKEGNNVKLNCPAADKKFAPEEISAQVLRKLVDDASKYLGETVTQAVITVPAYFNDSQRQATKDAGKIAGVEVLRIINEPTAASLAYGLDKKSNETILVFDLGGGTFDVSILEVGDGVFEVLSTSGDTHLGGDDFDKKIVDYLAAEFQKTEGIDLRKDKQALQRLTEAAEKAKIELSSVTQAEINLPFITATQEGPKHLDLTLTRGKFEDLCGDLIKRCAIPVETALKDAKLDKSAIDEVVLVGGSTRMPAVGEVVKKTLGKEPNQTVNPDEVVAVGAAIQAGVLAGEVKDILLLDVTPLSLGVETLGGVMTKIIPRNTTIPTKKSETFSTAVDGQTNVEIHVLQGEREMSTDNKSLGTFRLDGIPAAPRGVPQIEVTFDIDANGILNVTAKDKGTGKAQSISITGASTLDDREVDRMVKEAEANADADKERREKIDRKNQADQLCYQAEKQMEELGDKVPAEDKTKVEGLVKDLREAIGKEEDESIQSLTTELQQTLYAIGSSVYQQAGGDEAGAPGADAPPPGDDAGSNGPDDDVIDAEFSETK; via the coding sequence ATGGCTAAAGTAGTTGGAATTGACTTAGGAACCACAAACTCTTGTGTGGCAGTAATGGAAGGAGGAAAACCCACTGTTATTGCTAACGCAGAAGGTGGACGCACCACTCCTTCTGTCGTTGCTTATGCTAAAAATGGCGATCGCCTGGTCGGACAAATTGCCAAACGCCAAGCGGTCATGAACGCCCAAAATACCTTCTATTCCGTAAAGCGCTTCATTGGACGGCGCTACGATGAAGTGGGAACCGAATCCACAGAAGTATCCTACGAAGTCGTCAAAGAAGGAAATAACGTTAAACTCAACTGTCCAGCGGCGGACAAAAAATTTGCCCCTGAAGAAATCTCTGCCCAAGTACTGCGTAAACTGGTTGACGATGCCAGTAAATATCTGGGCGAAACCGTTACCCAAGCGGTGATTACCGTTCCGGCTTACTTTAATGACTCCCAACGGCAAGCCACCAAAGATGCGGGTAAAATTGCTGGAGTTGAAGTCCTGCGGATTATTAACGAACCCACTGCCGCCTCTCTGGCTTATGGATTAGACAAAAAGAGCAATGAAACCATTCTCGTCTTTGACTTAGGGGGTGGAACCTTCGACGTATCCATCCTAGAAGTCGGCGATGGTGTATTTGAAGTCTTATCCACCTCTGGAGATACTCACCTGGGTGGGGATGACTTCGATAAGAAAATTGTTGATTATCTGGCTGCAGAATTCCAGAAAACCGAGGGGATTGACCTGCGTAAGGATAAACAAGCCCTGCAACGGTTAACCGAAGCGGCTGAGAAAGCTAAAATTGAACTCTCCAGTGTTACTCAAGCAGAAATTAACTTACCCTTTATTACCGCTACCCAAGAGGGCCCCAAACATTTAGACTTAACTCTCACACGGGGTAAATTTGAAGATTTATGTGGCGATCTGATTAAGCGCTGCGCCATCCCTGTAGAAACAGCCCTCAAGGATGCCAAACTGGATAAATCTGCCATTGATGAAGTGGTACTGGTTGGGGGTTCCACTCGGATGCCTGCGGTTGGAGAAGTGGTGAAGAAAACCCTCGGTAAGGAACCCAACCAAACCGTAAACCCCGATGAAGTGGTGGCGGTTGGTGCTGCTATTCAAGCTGGAGTATTGGCTGGGGAAGTTAAAGATATTCTCCTACTGGATGTAACTCCCCTATCTCTTGGAGTGGAAACCCTCGGTGGTGTAATGACCAAGATTATTCCCCGCAACACCACTATTCCCACCAAGAAATCAGAAACCTTCTCGACTGCAGTTGATGGTCAAACCAATGTAGAAATTCATGTCCTGCAAGGGGAGCGGGAAATGTCAACTGACAACAAGAGCTTGGGAACCTTCCGCTTGGATGGCATTCCGGCGGCTCCCCGTGGTGTTCCTCAAATTGAGGTCACGTTTGATATTGATGCCAACGGTATCTTGAATGTGACGGCTAAAGATAAGGGAACCGGTAAGGCTCAGTCGATTAGTATTACCGGAGCTTCGACACTCGATGATCGGGAAGTCGATCGCATGGTGAAAGAAGCAGAAGCGAATGCCGATGCGGATAAGGAACGGCGCGAGAAAATCGATCGCAAGAACCAAGCCGATCAACTCTGCTATCAAGCCGAGAAGCAGATGGAAGAGCTTGGTGATAAGGTTCCCGCAGAAGATAAGACCAAGGTCGAAGGTTTGGTTAAAGACTTGCGTGAGGCGATCGGCAAGGAAGAGGATGAGAGCATCCAATCTCTGACCACTGAACTGCAACAAACCCTCTATGCTATTGGTAGCAGTGTCTATCAACAGGCTGGCGGTGATGAAGCTGGTGCACCGGGGGCTGATGCTCCCCCTCCTGGAGATGATGCTGGTTCCAATGGTCCTGATGATGATGTAATTGATGCTGAGTTCTCGGAAACGAAGTAG
- a CDS encoding Hsp20/alpha crystallin family protein gives MEQRPLYQPAIAWQITSEGLMLHVEAPGIQAEDLDIEATEKTLTVQWTRHLRPDSVALYSEVKYGQFRRSVALPFAIECDRIESQLKHGILTLNLPKKQKPQPVKITLGKSTLSQPEPTPLETPVSLDEDPWAA, from the coding sequence ATGGAACAAAGACCACTCTATCAACCGGCGATCGCCTGGCAAATCACATCAGAAGGTCTGATGCTACACGTTGAAGCACCAGGAATTCAAGCTGAAGATCTCGATATTGAAGCAACAGAAAAAACCCTAACCGTGCAATGGACTCGTCATCTTCGTCCTGACTCGGTTGCTCTCTATTCTGAAGTGAAGTATGGGCAATTTCGGCGCTCTGTAGCTCTACCGTTTGCCATAGAGTGCGATCGCATCGAGAGCCAATTAAAGCACGGCATCCTGACTCTGAACCTACCCAAAAAGCAAAAACCGCAACCGGTCAAAATCACCTTGGGTAAATCGACTCTCTCTCAACCCGAACCCACCCCCTTAGAAACTCCCGTCAGTTTAGACGAAGACCCTTGGGCAGCTTAA
- a CDS encoding YdcF family protein has product MLSLGYKGIRSYFQEPDAILVLGGSVVREQFAADFARQHSHLDIWISGGSNPEYAQWLFTEAGISLRRLHLDYEAVDTVTNFTTLVDEFKARGIDSVYLITSDDHMRRAQVIGQIVFGSRGIEYKPLSVPSGREPEPMEKVFRDGARAVLWVMTGKTGSSWRDWF; this is encoded by the coding sequence ATGCTCTCATTGGGCTACAAAGGGATTAGGAGTTATTTTCAAGAACCTGACGCGATTTTAGTCTTGGGAGGTTCGGTAGTCCGGGAACAGTTTGCGGCTGATTTTGCTCGCCAGCATAGTCATTTGGATATCTGGATTTCTGGGGGAAGTAATCCAGAATATGCACAATGGCTATTTACGGAAGCGGGGATTAGTTTGCGGCGACTCCATTTAGATTATGAAGCGGTAGATACGGTGACGAATTTCACGACTTTAGTCGATGAGTTTAAGGCGAGGGGAATTGATAGTGTTTATTTAATTACTTCAGACGATCATATGCGCCGCGCTCAAGTCATTGGCCAAATTGTGTTTGGCAGTCGAGGGATTGAATATAAACCTTTATCTGTACCTTCTGGACGAGAACCAGAGCCAATGGAAAAAGTTTTTCGTGATGGGGCAAGGGCAGTTTTATGGGTAATGACGGGAAAAACTGGATCGAGTTGGAGAGACTGGTTTTGA
- a CDS encoding alpha-amylase family glycosyl hydrolase has protein sequence MLEITDINRTDCATQVQVAPFFVPTYSPSIGISLKIHTSHIDRAPLCSTPRYNKPINSSFASLYACLIKHSLISCTVNPTLYQLNIRLRLHNLSQELNRPTTLNDIPDRELDGWAKLGFDWIYALGIWETGTLGREVSRTNPDWVREYKELLPDLTESDICGSCFAIKAYQLHPSFGDPSALKEFGDRLHQRGLKLMLDFVPNHTAPDHPWVQEHPDFYIQGSPEDRQREPQNYTEIPHQGIFAHGRDPYFTGWPDTLQLDYGHPAVLTAMTDELLSIAQVCDGVRCDMAMLILPDIFHRTWGIIAHSFWPSAIQTVKQQHPTFTFMAEVYWGLEWTLQQQGFDYTYDKRLYDRLHSQQAHPVREHFSASLDYQERSVRFLENHDEPRAAGIFPLGSHQAAALLTYLCPGLRFFHHGQLYGWTQKVSIHLCRSAKQVSNPALEHFYEQLLQSLSHPVLREGNWQLLDCSPAWEYNGTWANFIAFGWHNDRHERVLVVVNYAPYPGQCYVHIPWDWQPVSYALQDLISAAYYERQGEELSSQGLYLDIAAWKGHVFGISAITN, from the coding sequence ATGCTAGAGATCACCGACATCAATCGTACCGATTGCGCCACTCAAGTGCAAGTTGCCCCTTTCTTTGTTCCAACTTATTCTCCGTCGATCGGGATTAGCCTTAAGATCCATACGTCTCATATCGATCGCGCGCCTTTGTGCAGTACACCACGATACAATAAACCCATAAACTCAAGTTTTGCTTCACTCTACGCTTGTCTGATTAAACACTCTTTAATATCTTGTACTGTGAATCCAACCCTTTACCAACTCAATATCCGTCTGCGGCTCCATAATCTCTCCCAAGAATTAAACCGTCCAACCACCCTCAACGATATTCCCGATCGCGAACTCGATGGGTGGGCGAAACTAGGGTTTGATTGGATTTATGCCTTAGGAATCTGGGAAACGGGAACCCTAGGACGAGAAGTCTCGCGCACGAACCCCGACTGGGTGAGGGAATATAAAGAACTCCTGCCCGATCTAACCGAGAGCGATATTTGCGGCTCTTGTTTTGCCATCAAAGCCTATCAACTGCATCCTAGCTTTGGCGATCCATCTGCTCTAAAAGAATTTGGCGATCGCCTCCATCAACGGGGTCTCAAACTGATGCTTGATTTTGTCCCCAACCACACTGCTCCCGATCATCCTTGGGTACAAGAGCATCCGGACTTCTATATCCAAGGAAGCCCAGAAGATCGCCAACGAGAACCCCAAAACTACACGGAAATTCCTCACCAAGGCATCTTCGCCCATGGTCGAGACCCCTACTTTACGGGTTGGCCAGATACCCTACAACTCGACTATGGTCACCCTGCAGTTTTAACGGCTATGACCGATGAATTACTCTCCATTGCCCAAGTCTGTGATGGAGTACGCTGTGACATGGCCATGTTAATCCTGCCAGACATTTTTCATCGTACTTGGGGCATTATTGCCCACTCCTTTTGGCCCTCAGCCATCCAGACCGTAAAACAACAACACCCCACCTTTACCTTCATGGCAGAAGTCTATTGGGGTTTAGAATGGACGCTGCAACAACAAGGCTTTGATTATACCTACGACAAGCGCCTCTACGATCGCCTCCATAGCCAACAAGCCCATCCCGTCCGCGAACACTTTAGCGCCTCCTTAGACTATCAAGAGCGCTCTGTCCGCTTCCTGGAAAATCATGATGAACCCCGCGCTGCGGGCATATTTCCCTTGGGCAGTCATCAAGCGGCGGCTCTGTTGACTTATCTATGTCCTGGACTCCGATTTTTCCACCATGGGCAGTTGTATGGATGGACACAAAAAGTTTCTATCCATCTGTGTCGCAGTGCTAAACAAGTCTCTAATCCTGCTTTAGAACACTTCTATGAGCAACTGCTACAATCCTTGAGTCATCCTGTACTGCGGGAAGGGAACTGGCAGCTCTTGGACTGCTCTCCTGCATGGGAATATAACGGCACTTGGGCTAATTTTATTGCCTTTGGTTGGCACAATGATCGCCATGAACGGGTGTTGGTTGTAGTGAATTATGCACCCTATCCCGGACAATGCTATGTCCATATTCCCTGGGATTGGCAACCGGTTTCCTATGCTCTTCAAGATTTAATCAGCGCTGCCTATTATGAACGACAAGGGGAGGAGTTATCCAGCCAAGGACTCTATTTAGATATTGCGGCTTGGAAAGGCCATGTTTTCGGGATTTCAGCGATCACTAATTAA
- a CDS encoding GNAT family N-acetyltransferase: MNEYLFRLLGQEDQEIIWDMLRLATYESSVTSVQENPSLARYAHHWGRSGDLGWVAIASKTQHPLGAAWMRLWPENDRGFGYIADSIPELAIAVIPQYRRQGIGTQLLQRLLATAQLHYASISLNVRSDNPALHLYHRLGFTQVDNSKHPNRTGGQSFTMICRLSPNSRP; encoded by the coding sequence ATGAATGAGTATTTGTTTCGCCTTTTAGGCCAAGAAGACCAAGAGATCATCTGGGATATGCTCAGATTAGCCACTTATGAATCTTCTGTCACTTCCGTACAAGAAAACCCCAGTCTCGCTCGATATGCTCATCATTGGGGTAGATCGGGCGATCTGGGCTGGGTGGCGATCGCCTCTAAAACTCAACACCCCCTGGGTGCAGCTTGGATGCGATTATGGCCAGAAAATGACCGAGGGTTTGGATATATCGCTGATTCAATTCCTGAATTGGCGATCGCTGTTATCCCCCAATATCGAAGACAGGGAATCGGCACGCAACTACTCCAACGACTCCTAGCAACAGCTCAACTCCACTATGCTTCCATCTCCCTCAATGTACGCTCTGATAATCCAGCCCTTCACCTTTATCATCGCCTGGGATTTACTCAAGTTGATAACAGCAAACACCCCAATCGCACTGGAGGACAATCCTTCACCATGATATGCAGATTATCGCCCAACTCACGCCCTTAA